Proteins encoded by one window of Acidimicrobiales bacterium:
- a CDS encoding class I SAM-dependent methyltransferase — translation MSGADGGISWSDIAGWYDDLLRAGSGPHETALDCLLRLVPPLAGATVIDVACGQGLATRALAAGGARRVVGVDASPEMIERAGRHGAPPDGDIAYAVDDAQLLATCRDASFEGATCQLALMDIPDLDSALRAIHRVLQPGGWLVFVIGHPCFLAPDATPQPTADGRPGVCVTGYFRERFWRSSNPNGVRRAGNHHRTLTTYLNALVRAGFHLEAVEEPIASPRLARQQPLYTEVPIFFAARATRAAGMPEAAPAGSTRP, via the coding sequence ATGAGTGGCGCCGACGGCGGGATCTCATGGTCCGACATAGCCGGGTGGTACGACGATCTCCTGCGGGCCGGGAGCGGGCCCCACGAGACGGCGCTGGACTGCCTGCTGCGACTCGTTCCTCCGCTGGCGGGAGCGACGGTGATCGACGTGGCCTGCGGCCAGGGCCTGGCCACGCGGGCGCTGGCCGCCGGTGGCGCCCGCCGCGTCGTCGGTGTCGACGCCTCGCCGGAGATGATCGAGCGGGCCGGCCGTCACGGGGCCCCGCCGGACGGCGACATCGCCTACGCCGTCGACGACGCCCAGCTCCTCGCGACCTGCCGCGACGCATCGTTCGAGGGCGCGACGTGCCAGCTGGCCCTCATGGACATCCCGGATCTGGATTCCGCCCTCCGCGCCATCCACCGGGTGCTGCAGCCAGGCGGCTGGCTCGTCTTCGTGATCGGGCACCCGTGCTTCCTGGCCCCCGACGCCACGCCCCAGCCCACGGCCGACGGTCGACCCGGCGTCTGCGTGACCGGCTACTTCCGCGAGCGGTTCTGGCGCTCGTCGAACCCCAACGGCGTCCGCCGGGCCGGGAACCACCACCGCACGCTGACCACCTACCTCAACGCCCTGGTCCGCGCGGGCTTCCACCTGGAAGCCGTCGAGGAGCCGATCGCGTCGCCCCGCCTCGCCCGGCAGCAACCGCTCTACACGGAGGTACCGATCTTCTTCGCCGCCCGGGCGACTCGGGCGGCGGGCATGCCGGAAGCGGCACCAGCTGGGTCCACTCGGCCGTGA